accacgtaCAGTGTAGGTGAAGCACTGGACGCCAGTTTGGTTTGatcactgctgttggagctcctgtgatgtcatttggtAGTTTTCCCTGCAgatgtggatcaggatgaggtcatttcttgctgaagaaatcGTCagacgcccagatcttggtttgtcttccaagctgttggttcgtttgtatttctgcagagtggatccacctgcatctgcacttcctggtgatctggagGCAGCTGAACCCTTCccggctgagaatctgtatcttcaggcgtgtttcctgcgttaggCTCCtcgttttagccatttttgtgtctttcaagTTTCAAATGTACTTtctttatatagacacgaagcacggcaacagaaaaatgacccaatactcaaatttcttgtgtatttttatggaaccaatcaattttaagttttcaatggctgttttaggattcgtttagtgttttgtctgtgactgtactaaaagaaattgcacttgaagacctaagagtgattcatAAGGGGTGTCCGAAAaccttttttccaccactgtacagTTGAGTCTATGAGGAGTAAACATGAAAGACTTTTAACAAGTGTACTCTTCTTCCTGGTTGTCCTGCAGATCCTGGATCTGACCAGAAATAAGCTAAACGTCTTCCTGTCTGTCAACAAAGTCTGGCCCAGGATGAAGAATCTGTCCACTCTCTTCCTACGTGATAACGGCCTCAAGTCCCTACATCCTGCTCAGTTCATGAACTGCCCAGCTCTCACCATACTTGACCTGAAGGAGAACCAGATCGAACATCTGCCGGCCGGATTCCTCCGCGGGTTAGACAATTTGAAGACACTGTTCCTGAACTTTAACAAGATTCAAACAGTGCAGGTTGGCGGACTGGAGGGAGCGCTCGCCCTCACCGACCTCCACCTCAGCCATAACTGGATAACTCAGATAGAGGACGGTGTTTTCGTGAACTCCACAGAGTTAAAGAAACTAGTTCTGTCCAAAAACAGGATCAAAAGCGTCAGCGAGGCTGGTTTCAGAGGAGCGACGGCTCTTCAACACCTCGACCTGGCAGATAACGTGCTGGAGAAAGTTCCAGCTGAGGCTCTGAAGGACGTTAATAGGCTCAAGATTCTCCATCTACAGAGGAACAATCTCATCAGGATTCGAGAGGACAGCTTCTCCTCACTGGGTCACTTAGTCCATCTGGACCTGGCCCACAACAAGCTGACCACTCTGTCTGACGGATCGCTGAGAGGCCTGACCAATCTGACTGAACTGGACCTCAGTCGAAACCTCATAGATTCTCTTCCCTCAGGTGCTTTCGCTGACCTGATCAGCCTGGAGTTACTCGATTTGTACGGGAACAAGCTGACATCTCTACCCCCGGACGTTTTCGCTGAGTTAACCCGACTGAAAGAGCTGGTGCTGGGCAGCAATCGGATCTCAGCGTTACCAGATGGGGTGTTTGATTCACTTTGCAAACTCATTGATTTGCAGCTGTCTAACAACCTCATTGTGGAGCTCCGTCCGGCCGTGTTCACCGAGCTGAAGTCTCTACAGAACCTGTATCTGGAGAACAATGCTATGACCCACATCCCTAAGAGCCTTTTCCACGAGATGAGCGAGCTCAGGGAGATACACCTTGATGACAACCGCATCACGTCTCTACATTCGTCTGTCTTCCACGGTTTAGATAAACTAAACTTACTGAGACTCTCCGGGAATCGTATTTCCTCTGTGCACTCGCACCAGTTCAAGAATCTCACTGCTTTAAAAGAGTTAAGACTTGACAAAAACCTCATAGTTGAACTTCCCACAAACGTGTTCAGTGGTTCCAGAAACCTCGTAACACTGGACGTGAGCGACAATCAAATCTCAGAGCTGTCCGTTCATCATTTCTCAAACCTGCACCGCCTCAAAGAGCTCAGGCTGAACTTCAACCAGCTTCACAGCGTCCCCCTCCCCGTCTTTCACTCCCTCCACAACCTCCGCAAACTTCTGCTTAAGAACAACAGCCTGGACGGTTTACACCCTCACCTCTTCGTCCGGCTGTCAAAACTCACAGAACTCAACTTGGACGGCAACAAGCTGGCTCGCCTGCATCCTCACGCCTTTCTCGGACTGACAAACCTCCAGAGACTGAGCTTGAAGTCCAACCAGCTCAGGGCGGTGGAGAGTGGGACTTTGGAGCCTTTGACAAACCTAAGCGTTGTCTATCTGTCGGGGAATTTGTGGGACTGCACCTGTGTAGATATTCTGTACATCAGCAACTGGGTCAACACGCACGGAGACAAGCTGGGCGACCAGCCCACCTGTTTCTCCACTTTATCGTCAAGCTCCTCTTTCTCACCCGTTACTGAGGGTGTACAACTGTCACAGCCAGCTCTGACTCCTCTGTCACTGGATGATTGTGTTAAAAGTGCCACGAGTGGTTTGCATTCGTTTCCTCTGAAAATGCAGACTCTGCTTACCCTGTCTCTCACAGCTGTCTCCCTGCCATGGCAGCCTTTGaagtggtttggtttggttctcTAGAACcttgtgttgcattttgttgCTCTTTGTGCAAGCATTGCTTCTGGTTTTAACATGTCATCATTCCAGgcttttttgtaaaaaaactaaacaaaacaaaaaaaaaacatcaaaaaactgctgttcatgaacattttggagcttcATTCATGGTCtgggtctcttttgaaagcagagactctgatgtttctatcacaaaagaaGAATCACTCCAAGTGGTTTtcttcttgagtaatcaaagttggcacacagttaaaaaaatactgttgggtttgaaaaaatgtgttggttgaatccctATAATgatttttatcaatgaaatcagaagcaaatgacacatttcatgCAGCATTTCACTCAGAcacagctctgattggttcaagaAGCTACTGCTGAATGTTAAAGGGTTTTAAAGTATTTCTATATAAACtacaggccaaacgtttggaagcaGCTTCAAGTTTCTTTTCACAAagcctttcttaaaaaccagcatgagttctgtgtattttgtatttactacatgatcacactttgcttttattgatatgaaccagtttcctcaatttacctttaggtgaacattaatgttaccagaaaagaagaagggcttagttttatggtcgagaagatttgcaagagtcacaacttcagtgcattagtaaaaaaacaaaagcaaatcacagtttgcattattcactttaactctttgtcttttgagagtctgcagaCAAATATCTGTTGTGGAATTAATGCCTTGTATATGTCatgatgttgttaaagccagaggaggtcaCTATAAAGAacgaaaaactcaaatacctgataattatagtaaaaatgtcttctgataagttactctttatataataatcatttattttgatgcaaagtatACAACTATGATCCTTTACGTATAAATTGCGGgttgcttccaaacgtttggcctgtagtgGATGCAAGAGCTATGAACTGAAATAATGAGAATTTGCATAGAAATGCAAGCAAATAAGAAGGTTATTGCTTATTTAGCACAAATAAGTCATAGAGTTCAGATGAAACATTGATGTAAAACAAACTAGTTCATAAATAACTTGAAAACAATTCAGGTTTGTGAATGCGTTGGACTTTGACGACAAAATAATCATCTGAATTTTAAGTCGTCTGTGCAGCTtccagtgaaataaataaaaggaaacacacaatttaaagttgatttgttttatctgtttgtgtCACAGTCACAAAGTCGAAATATCACATAAACTCTCCACAAGAGAATAGTACAGATGCAACAGTCTTACAAAACTAGTGTTTTTTTCCGTTACGTTCAATCGGTTCTTCATATGCACACAAGGCAACTTAACTACTTTTCAGGAGAGAGCTCTTTAATTTACACCATCATAAATACCAGTCACATCCTGAAAGAGGCAACGtacaataactaaaaaaaaaaaacaatgaacagcTGCCCACAGAACACTTCCAAACTTAATGTGTGTTCATGCTTCCTCTGTGAAAGCGCGTTCTGAAAGAAGTAAAACTTTGTTGTAAACTTTTATATCAGTTTGACACAATGACCAgtccttttctttcctgtccTTGTTAATGAgttcagaaatttaaaaaaatatattttgtcttCACATTCGTACACAAAACAAGTGATTAGTCGGTCTATAAGGGGCCAgtttagaaagaaaaagtttcCTCCAGAGATGTCACAACACTCTGGTCTCTTTTCAAACATTATTATCTGtctcaccctttttttttcccccacaaccCCGGATCAGAATCTGCCTCCACCTAAACCACTTTCACTGCAAATCCACTCATTTCTTCCCCGACACTTTAACGAGGGAAGCGTCCTCCCCCCCGCGCAGCCTCCGGGTCAGATGACAAGATTATATGTAGAAACACTTGTGGTCCTTGAGGTTCCTCAGGTAGGAGAAACTCTTCCCGCACTTGTCGCACATGAACTGCTTCTCGCCGGTGTGGATCTGCTGATGGGCCTTCAGGCTGTTGCCCTGGTTGAAGCTGCGTCCGCACGTGTCGCAGCTGAACGGCTTCTCCCCCGTGTGGATCCGCTGGTGTCGGTTCAAGTTGCCCGTGTTGCTGAAACATTTCCCGCACGTGTCGCAGCTGAACGGTTTCTCCCCCGTGTGGACCACCTTTGGAACAGAGGTTTGAAGGTGCGGTCAACACAGACGCACTTACAAACTCCAACCTTATAACCACAACACGCAAACAGCAGCGGTGGGAAGGAGTCATCCGTAGGCCTGCAGAAGTAAACTATAAATTATGTAACCTCACTCCTATGCACACTTAAAccaccaggaacaaaaacaaaggctaAGATTCACTCGCTTTAGTATTGTGTGATTGTTTGATGTCACATCCCAACTCCATCTTcgagaaaacactaaaaatgcAACTCCTGTCAACGTATATTTAACTTACTGATTATATTAGATTTGTTATATTAGACTAGTAAAATGTAACCAGGCCAAATATCTTGTGTTATTTGTGGGAAACCAGGCCCCCtattaaatgctttaaatacCTTCATTGGGGTGCCCCCattatacactttttttttttattattcttaattTAAATTATGGGCAGAGCATAAATAATGAACGTTATAAATAACGTAAATATGCCAGATTGTAGCTGAGGCTAGTTTCCATCTGTTGCCCTTAAGGCATTGCTCATAAAAACACGAGAAAGAAATACAtagaagaaaatgtagaaaataccCAAAAATATTAACTtagcaataaatacacaaacgaTTTTAGTGGGAGAAACAAATACAAGGAGGTAAAAAAGTGTATTAATTCATTAGTGACCAAGACAGGAAAGGAGAAATAGCCAAGACCCAGACATGAGACTATTACTGGCTGGTTCCATGGTTCCAGGGTTTAAAGGATTCTTTGTAAAAAATGTATCTCATGTAAATAGTGGTGTGatataaactaaaactaaagttTGCA
This sequence is a window from Mugil cephalus isolate CIBA_MC_2020 chromosome 9, CIBA_Mcephalus_1.1, whole genome shotgun sequence. Protein-coding genes within it:
- the si:dkey-182i3.11 gene encoding insulin-like growth factor-binding protein complex acid labile subunit, which produces MLTVLTLASLSLVVWASDVCPPSCLCLHNMTSVECQAKGLKQIPELLPDCTKYLYLSYNNIQEVPERGLDELLILDLTRNKLNVFLSVNKVWPRMKNLSTLFLRDNGLKSLHPAQFMNCPALTILDLKENQIEHLPAGFLRGLDNLKTLFLNFNKIQTVQVGGLEGALALTDLHLSHNWITQIEDGVFVNSTELKKLVLSKNRIKSVSEAGFRGATALQHLDLADNVLEKVPAEALKDVNRLKILHLQRNNLIRIREDSFSSLGHLVHLDLAHNKLTTLSDGSLRGLTNLTELDLSRNLIDSLPSGAFADLISLELLDLYGNKLTSLPPDVFAELTRLKELVLGSNRISALPDGVFDSLCKLIDLQLSNNLIVELRPAVFTELKSLQNLYLENNAMTHIPKSLFHEMSELREIHLDDNRITSLHSSVFHGLDKLNLLRLSGNRISSVHSHQFKNLTALKELRLDKNLIVELPTNVFSGSRNLVTLDVSDNQISELSVHHFSNLHRLKELRLNFNQLHSVPLPVFHSLHNLRKLLLKNNSLDGLHPHLFVRLSKLTELNLDGNKLARLHPHAFLGLTNLQRLSLKSNQLRAVESGTLEPLTNLSVVYLSGNLWDCTCVDILYISNWVNTHGDKLGDQPTCFSTLSSSSSFSPVTEGVQLSQPALTPLSLDDCVKSATSGLHSFPLKMQTLLTLSLTAVSLPWQPLKWFGLVL